A part of Populus alba chromosome 8, ASM523922v2, whole genome shotgun sequence genomic DNA contains:
- the LOC118055410 gene encoding potassium transporter 6-like: protein MDLETGISQNHVKRESWKTVLTLAYQSLGVVYGDLSTSPLYVYKSTFADDIQHSETNEEIYGVLSFVFWTLTLIPLLKYVFIVLKADDNGEGGTFALYSLLCRHARVNSLPNCQVADEELYEYKKDAAATGLTPKTTFGSRLKSTLEKHRVLQRFLLLLALIGTCMVIGDGVLTPALSVFSAVSGLELSMSREHHKYVEVPVACIILIGLFALQHYGTHRIGFLFAPVVLTWLLCISAIGIYNIIHWNPHVYQALSPYYMYKFLRKTQRGGWMSLGGILLCITGSEAMFADLGHFSQLSIQIAFTSLVYPSLILAYMGQAAYLSQHHAIDSDYSIGFYVSVPGKLRWPVLVIAILAAVVGSQAIITGTFSIIKQCSALSCFPRVKIVHTSSKIHGQIYIPEINWTLMLLCLAVTVGFRDTTRMGNASGLAVITVMLVTTCLMSLVIVLCWHKNVFFALCFVCFFGTIEALYFSASLIKFLEGAWVPVALSFIFLIVMCVWHYGTLKTYEFDVQNKVSINWLLSLGPSLGIVRVRGIGLIHTELVSGIPAIFSHFVTNLPAFHQVLVFLCIKSVPVPHVRAKERFLIGYIGPREYRLYRCIVRYGYRDVHKDDMEFEKDLVCSIAEFIRSGNHEPNGTKADLESEDGKMTVVGTCCTRTDGIQLREDDVDNIESAGTSELREIRSPPVIQPRKRVRFRLPDSPKINRAAREELQELMEAREAGIAYILGHSYVRAKQGSSMLKKLVINYGYGFLRRNSRAPASTLSAPHASTLQVGMVYHV, encoded by the exons ATGGATCTGGAAACTGGGATTTCTCAAAACCATGTCAAG AGAGAATCATGGAAGACAGTATTAACTTTGGCATATCAAAGTCTAGGAGTTGTGTATGGAGATTTAAGTACTTCGCCGCTATATGTATACAAGAGCACGTTTGCTGACGATATTCAACATTCTGAGACAAATGAAGAGATTTATGGTGTcctgtcttttgttttttggactCTCACTTTGATCCCTTTGTTAAAATACGTGTTTATAGTGCTAAAAGCTGATGATAATGGCGAAGGAGGCACTTTTGCTCTCTACTCCTTGCTCTGTCGGCATGCCCGAGTCAACTCACTCCCCAATTGCCAGGTGGCTGATGAAGAGCTTTACGAGTACAAGAAGGATGCTGCAGCTACTGGTTTGACACCAAAAACTACTTTTGGTTCTAGATTGAAATCTACTCTTGAGAAACACAGGGTTTTGCAGAGGTTCTTACTTTTGCTGGCTTTGATTGGGACTTGTATGGTCATTGGTGATGGTGTCCTAACCCCTGCTCTTTCTG TTTTCTCCGCGGTTTCTGGCCTTGAGCTTTCCATGTCAAGAGAGCATCACAAAT ATGTGGAAGTTCCAGTTGCATGTATCATACTCATTGGCTTGTTTGCCCTTCAGCATTATGGCACCCACAGGATTGGATTCTTGTTTGCACCGGTGGTTCTAACGTGGCTTCTGTGCATCAGTGCCATTGGGATATATAATATCATACACTGGAATCCTCATGTTTATCAGGCTCTATCACCTTACTACATGTACAAGTTTTTGAGGAAAACTCAACGAGGAGGTTGGATGTCCTTGGGCGGGATTTTGTTGTGCATAACAG gcTCAGAAGCTATGTTTGCTGATCTTGGACACTTTTCTCAATTGTCAATCCAG ATAGCTTTCACCTCGTTGGTTTATCCATCCTTGATTCTTGCATATATGGGACAAGCTGCTTACCTATCTCAACATCATGCCATTGATAGTGATTACAGCATTGGATTTTACGTATCTGTTCCAG GTAAATTACGATGGCCAGTTTTAGTTATAGCCATCCTTGCTGCAGTAGTTGGAAGCCAAGCCATCATCACTGGAACATTCTCAATAATCAAACAGTGCTCTGCTCTGAGCTGCTTCCCTAGAGTCAAAATAGTTCACACATCATCCAAAATCCATGGTCAGATCTACATCCCAGAGATAAACTGGACTTTGATGCTGCTGTGCTTGGCTGTTACTGTTGGTTTCAGGGACACAACACGTATGGGTAATGCCTCAG GTTTGGCGGTTATAACCGTCATGCTGGTTACTACATGCCTGATGTCTCTAGTTATCGTCTTATGCTGGCACAAGAATGTCTTCTTTGCACTATGCTTTGTGTGCTTTTTTGGCACAATTGAAGCTCTTTACTTCTCAGCTTCCCTAATAAAGTTCTTGGAAGGGGCCTGGGTTCCTGTTGCCCTCTCATTCATCTTCCTGATCGTTATGTGTGTGTGGCACTATGGCACACTCAAAACATACGAATTTGATGTCCAAAACAAGGTCTCCATTAATTGGCTACTTAGCTTGGGTCCTAGCCTCGGTATTGTGCGTGTCCGAGGAATTGGCCTCATACACACGGAGCTAGTTTCTGGAATCCCGGCAATCTTCTCCCACTTTGTTACCAACCTTCCAGCATTCCACCAAGTCCTAGTCTTTCTCTGCATCAAATCTGTCCCTGTTCCACATGTTAGAGCCAAGGAACGGTTTCTAATAGGGTACATTGGCCCAAGAGAATACAGGTTGTATAGGTGCATCGTGCGATATGGATATCGTGATGTTCACAAGGATGACATGGAGTTTGAGAAGGATCTTGTATGCAGCATAGCAGAGTTTATACGCTCAGGGAATCATGAACCCAATGGTACGAAGGCTGACTTGGAGAGTGAAGATGGCAAAATGACAGTAGTTGGAACATGCTGTACTCGTACAGATGGAATCCAATTGAGGGAGGATGATGTTGACAACATAGAGTCAGCTGGCACCTCAGAGTTGAGGGAGATAAGGTCGCCACCTGTGATTCAACCTAGGAAAAGAGTAAGGTTTAGGCTACCAGACAGCCCGAAGATCAACAGAGCTGCCAGGGAGGAGTTGCAGGAACTTATGGAAGCTAGAGAAGCTGGGATTGCTTACATACTGGGGCATTCCTATGTGAGGGCCAAACAAGGATCTAGCATGCTGAAGAAGCTTGTAATAAATTATGGGTACGGGTTTTTGAGGCGAAACAGCAGGGCACCTGCCTCTACACTAAGTGCACCTCATGCATCTACTCTGCAGGTGGGGATGGTATACCATGTTTAA